From the Cervus elaphus chromosome 20, mCerEla1.1, whole genome shotgun sequence genome, one window contains:
- the HIPK1 gene encoding homeodomain-interacting protein kinase 1 isoform X3: MASQLQVFSPPSVSSSAFCSAKKLKIEPSGWDVSGQSSNDKYYTHSKTLPATQGQANSSHQVANFNIPAYDQGLLLPAPAVEHIVVTAADSSASAATSTFQSSQTLTHRSNVSLLEPYQKCGLKRKSEEVDSNGSVQIIEEHPPLMLQNRTVVGAAATTTTVTTKSSSSSGEGDYQLVQHEILCSMTNSYEVLEFLGRGTFGQVAKCWKRSTKEIVAIKILKNHPSYARQGQIEVSILSRLSSENADEYNFVRSYECFQHKNHTCLVFEMLEQNLYDFLKQNKFSPLPLKYIRPILQQVATALMKLKSLGLIHADLKPENIMLVDPVRQPYRVKVIDFGSASHVSKAVCSTYLQSRYYRAPEIILGLPFCEAIDMWSLGCVIAELFLGWPLYPGASEYDQIRYISQTQGLPAEYLLSAGTKTTRFFNRDPNLGYPLWRLKTPEEHELETGIKSKEARKYIFNCLDDMAQVNMSTDLEGTDMLAEKADRREYIDLLKKMLTIDADKRITPLKTLNHQFVTMTHLLDFPHSNHVKSCFQNMEICKRRVHMYDTVSQIKSPFTTHVAPNTSTNLTMSFSNQLNTVHNQASVLASSSTAAAATLSLANSDVSLLNYQSALYPSSAAPVPAVAQQGVSLQPGTTQICTQTDPFQQTFIVCPPAFQTGLQATTKHSGFPVRMDNAVPIVPQAPAAQPLQIQSGVLTQGSCTPLMVATLHPQVATITPQYAVPFTLSCAAGRPALVEQTAAVLQAWPGGTQQILLPSTWQQLPGVALHNSVQPTAVIPEAMGSGQQLADWRNAHSHGNQYSTIMQQPSLLTNHVTLATAQPLNVGVAHVVRQQQSSSLPSKKNKQSAPVSSKSSLDVVPSQVYSLVGSSPLRTTSSYNSLVPVQDQHQPIIIPDTPSPAVSVITIRSDTDEEEDNKYKPNSSGLKARSNVISYVTVNDSPDSDSSLSSPYSTETLSALRGNSGPLPEGPGRVVGDGPGTRTIIVPPLKTQLGDCTVATQASGLLSSKTKPVASVSGQSSGCCITPTGYRAQRGGTSAAQPLNLSQAPQFKRDVKNLEENKRNNGKEERLGKIQSH, from the exons ATGGCATCACAGCTGCAGGTGTTTTCCCCCCCATCAGTGTCGTCGAGTGCCTTCTGCAGTGCgaagaaactgaaaatagagcccTCTGGCTGGGATGTTTCTGGACAGAGCAGCAACGACAAATATTATACCCACAGCAAAACCCTCCCAGCCACACAAGGGCAAGCCAACTCCTCTCACCAGGTAGCAAATTTCAACATCCCTGCTTACGACCAGggcctcctcctcccagctcctgcAGTGGAGCATATTGTTGTAACAGCTGCTGACAGCTCGGCCAGTGCTGCTACATCAACCTTCCAAAGCAGCCAGACCCTGACTCACAGAAGCAACGTTTCTTTGCTTGAGCCATATCAAAAATGtggattgaaaagaaaaagtgaggaaGTTGACAGCAACGGTAGCGTGCAAATCATAGAAGAACATCCCCCTCTCATGCTGCAAAACAGGACTGTGGTGGGTGCTGCTGCCACGACCACCACTGTCACCACGAAGAGTAGCAGTTCCAGCGGAGAAGGGGATTACCAGCTGGTCCAACATGAGATCCTTTGCTCTATGACAAACAGCTATGAAGTCTTGGAGTTCCTAGGCCGGGGAACATTTGGACAGGTGGCTAAGTGCTGGAAGCGGAGCACCAAGGAAATTGTGGCTATTAAAATCTTGAAGAATCACCCCTCCTATGCCAGACAGGGACAGATTGAAGTGAGCATCCTTTCCCGCCTAagcagtgaaaatgctgatgagTATAATTTTGTCCGTTCTTATGAGTGCTTTCAGCATAAGAATCATACCTGCCTTGTGTTCGAGATGCTGGAGCAGAACTTATATGATTTTCTAAAGCAGAACAAGTTTAGTCCACTGCCACTCAAGTACATCAGGCCAATCTTGCAGCAGGTGGCCACCGCCCTGATGAAGCTCAAGAGCCTTGGTCTAATTCATGCTGATCTTAAGCCTGAAAACATAATGCTGGTTGATCCAGTGCGCCAGCCCTACCGAGTGAAGGTCATTGACTTTGGTTCTGCTAGTCACGTTTCCAAAGCTGTGTGCTCAACCTACTTACAGTCACGTTACTACAG agcCCCTGAAATTATTCTTGGCTTACCATTTTGTGAAGCTATTGATATGTGGTCATTGGGCTGTGTGATAGCAGAGCTGTTCCTGGGATGGCCTCTTTATCCTGGTGCTTCAGAATATGATCAG ATTCGTTACATTTCACAAACACAAGGCCTGCCAGCTGAATATCTTCTCAGTGCCGGAACAAAAACTACTAGGTTTTTCAACAGAGACCCTAATTTGGGGTACCCGCTATGGAGACTTAAG ACACCTGAAGAACATGAATTGGAGACCGGGATCAAGTCAAAAGAAGCTCGAAAgtacatttttaattgtttagaTGATATGGCTCAG GTGAACATGTCTACAGACTTAGAGGGAACAGATATGTTGGCAGAGAAGGCGGATCGAAGAGAATACATtgatctgttaaaaaaaatgctaacaatTGATGCAGATAAGAGAATTACTCCTCTGAAAACTCTTAACCACCAGTTTGTGACAATGACTCACCTTCTGGATTTTCCACATAGCAATCA TGTTAAGTCTTGTTTCCAGAACATGGAGATCTGCAAACGGAGGGTCCACATGTATGATACAGTGAGTCAGATCAAGAGTCCGTTCACCACGCATGTTGCTCCAAATACAAGCACAAATCTAACTATGAGCTTCAGTAACCAACTTAATACAGTTCACAATCAG gCCAGTGTTCTAGCTTCCAGTTCCACTGCAGCAGCTGCTACTCTCTCTCTGGCCAATTCCGATGTCTCCCTGCTAAACTACCAGTCGGCTCTGTACCCATCATCTGCCGCCCCCGTTCCTGCTGTCGCCCAGCAGGGTGTCTCCCTGCAGCCTGGAACCACCCAGATTTGCACTCAGACAGATCCATTCCAACAAACATTTATAGTATGTCCACCTGCTTTTCAAA CTGGACTGcaagcaacaacaaaacactcTGGATTCCCTGTGAGGATGGATAATGCAGTGCCGATTGTCCCCCAGGCACCAGCTGCTCAGCCACTACAGATACAGTCGGGGGTTCTCACACAG GGAAGCTGTACACCACTAATGGTAGCAACTCTCCACCCTCAAGTAGCCACCATCACGCCGCAGTACGCGGTGCCCTTCACTCTGAGCTGCGCAGCCGGCCGGCCGGCGCTGGTTGAACAGACTGCGGCTGTACTG CAGGCTTGGCCTGGAGGAACCCAACAAATTCTCCTGCCTTCCACTTGGCAACAGTTGCCTGGGGTAGCTCTACACAACTCTGTCCAGCCCACTGCAGTGATCCCAGAGGCCATGGGCAGCGGCCAGCAGCTCGCAGACTGGAG GAATGCCCACTCTCATGGCAACCAGTACAGCACTATCATGCAGCAGCCATCCTTGCTGACGAACCATGTGACTCTGGCCACTGCTCAGCCCCTTAATGTTGGCGTTGCCCATGTTGTCAGACAACAACAATCCAGTTCCCTCCCTTCAAAGAAGAATAAGCAGTCTGCTCCAGTTTCTTCTAA GTCCTCTCTGGATGTTGTGCCATCTCAAGTCTATTCTCTGGTTGGGAGCAGCCCCCtccgtaccacatcttcttataaTTCCCTAGTTCCTGTTCAGGATCAGCATCAGCCAATCATCATTCCAGACACTCCCAGCCCTGCTGTGAGTGtcatcaccatccgcagtgacaCTGATGAGGAAGAGGACAACAAATATAAGCCCAATAG CTCTGGCCTGAAGGCAAGGTCTAATGTCATCAGTTACGTCACTGTCAATGATTCTCCAGACTCTGACTCTTCCTTGAGCAGCCCGTACTCCACTGAGACTCTGAGTGCTCTCCGGGGCAATAGTGGGCCCCTTCCCGAGGGGCCTGGCAGAGTCGTGGGAGATGGCCCTGGCACCCGCACCATCATCGTACCTCCACTGAAAACTCAGCTTGGTGACTGCACTGTAGCAACCCAGGCCTCAG